One Ferribacterium limneticum genomic window, GCAGGGCCGTGGCGATGTCGGCGTCGCTGACGCCTTGCTGGCGCAATTCCTGGCGCAGGCGCGCATCGCCGTAACGTCGTCCCCGCACAGCAACCCGTTGGGTAGCGTAGCGGCAATCCGAGAGCAGTCGCTCGGCTTGCAGGGTATCGAGCACAGCCGACAGCTCTTCCGCCGATTCGGCATGCGGGGCGAGCTTGGCCTGCAAGCCGGCCCGGCTATAATCACGCCGGGTCAGCAATTGCAGGGCGCGGACGCGCAGGTCAGGCATCCGCCGCAGCCGCCTTGGTCGGCTTGATGACGGTGGTGCTGGCCACTTCGCGGATCTTCGCTTCGATTTCCTGGGCGATTTCCGGGTGCGACTTCAGAAATTCGCGGGAATTGTCCTTGCCCTGGCCGATCTTCTCGCCCTTGTAGGAATACCAGGCGCCGGATTTTTCGACCAGCTTGTGGGCAACGCCCATTTCGACCACTTCGCCCTGACGGGAAATGCCTTCGCCGTAGAGAATGTCGAAGATGGCTTCGCGGAAGGGCGGGGCGACCTTGTTCTTGACGACCTTGACCTTGGTTTCGCTGCCGATGACTTCGTCGCCCT contains:
- the recX gene encoding recombination regulator RecX — translated: MPDLRVRALQLLTRRDYSRAGLQAKLAPHAESAEELSAVLDTLQAERLLSDCRYATQRVAVRGRRYGDARLRQELRQQGVSDADIATALPEAGDETERCRVIWAKKFGRPPETAEERGKQMRFLQYRGFSNDAIRRAMQGVDE